In Oryza sativa Japonica Group chromosome 1, ASM3414082v1, the genomic stretch gtgcaaCACATTAGGTTCCGCCATGTATGAAGTGGAGGTGGAGTACGGCAAGACTTGCCTCCTGCGCATCATCAACGCTGCAGTCAATGTGGAGCTCTTCTTCAAGGTGGCCGGCCACACCTTCAccgtggtcgccgccgacgccagctACACCAAACCATACGCCACGGACGTCATCGTCATCGCGCCGGGCCAGACGGTGGACGCCCTCATGAACACCACAGCATCGCCCGGTCGGTACTACATGGCGGCACACGTCTTCGACAGCAAGACCGTCGCCGTGCCGTTCGACCAGTCCACCGCCACGGGCATCGTGAAGTACAAGGGCGTGCCGAATTACGCCCCGGCGGCCATGCCGTCCCTGCCGCCCCACGACGACGTCGTCACCGCCGGCAGATTCTACTGGTCACTCACCGGCCTCGCGCGCCCGAGCGACCCGGGCGTGCCAACAACCGTCGACCACAACATGGTGGTGACGTTCGGGCTGGACCAGGCGCCGTGCGCGCCCAACCAGACGAAGTGCAGCGGGTTCGCGCTCGTGGCGGCCATGAACAGGAACTCGTTCCAGTTCCCGGATCAGAAGGTGTCGCTACTCGAGGCGCTCTACAAGGGCGTACCGGGCGTGTACTCCGAGGACTTCCCGGACTTCCCGCCGCCGATGCAGGGGTTcaggaaggcgacggcggtgaAGAAAGTGAAGTACAACGacgtggtggaggtggtgctgCAGAGCGAGCAGTACAGTAGCACGCTCGGCACCGAGAACCACCCGATCCACCTGCACGGGTTCGACTTCTACCTGCTGGCGCAGGGGCTCGGCCGGTTCAACCCGTCGATGAAGAGCAAGTACAACCTCGTGGACCCGCAGGTGCGCAACACCGTCGCCGTGCCGGCCGGCGGCTGGGCGGTGATCCGGTTCATGGCGAACAACCCAGGTGAGCCCGCGGCGCTTAATTTATTTTTACCTTACATGATTTGGTGCAACCGTGCAAGTGACTGTCGAGTTGTTGAGTTGCAACTGATTTCTGATTGGTTCCATGCATCGGGGATGAAACTGTAGGTATGTGGTTCATGCACTGTCACTTGGACGCGCACCTGCCGTTGGGGCTGGCCATGGTTTTCGAGGTGCTGAACGGACCAGCCCCGAATCTGCTCCCTCCACCTCCTGTTGACCATCCAAAATGCCATGGATGAACGCCTTACAGATTATGTGCGTATATACAGAGTATACTCGACAAGTTCATGATACCAGGAATGAGATTGGGTATAGGAGTTTTCACCTGAAAAAGAAAGATTTGAGTGTGCGAGGCGTGCCCGTATTCAAATTCCATGTACTTACTGCTCGTGTGGTCATTCTTTTCTCATCCTGCTTGTGTTTAGGACAATCATGTTCGAAGTTCGCCACTTTTTAAGATTTCAGTACTGAATAAAGGATGGGCTTCTGGAGCCTTCCAATTCGTCACTGTCTTGTTACTACTTCCTCCTTTTAGCCTCTCATTGTAAGCTGGATTACTACAATAGCTCCTCATGAAATTTTTCATTGCTGCAAGAATTGGAATATTTGCACATAGGCTCACGGAACGAACTACTTCACCAAAAGAATGAATAAGCTATGTTTACTTGTTGGCATATCAATTGCAACCACAAATTGAATTTTActatttagagttgattttgagggattctacatgtaaattatttttcttgCTTCATTCTTTTTGGAATCAAACAATCAGAACCgaacttttctttttgtttttttttaaattagctgggtggcccgcgcaattgagCGGCTAGcatccaaacaaaatcatatagtttttaagtatgattttatttaaaatttattaaatagctatctagctatttcattgtcttaagactttgaaagaccaaaccttatcatcctcgtgtttctaattatatagtttttaaaagtcacaccagttgctatcccttatgtcatctccttctttatttgcttgctcgatctaccactattttcattcattcttcttggaacctttaaaaattagattttatagtttttagagtttattgtcatgttgggtttcatttttataatttctagatgtcccatcaaacgttgccattatactactctacggcccgtccacgGTCTCTTCTCAttgttgtcattgagattttaaaaatcgaacataatttttgtttgggttcattttttactttctagaagttccgccaaaccgtcagcggctttgctattgtactcctctacggctcacccgctgcctcccttcttatTGGCATTGAGATTTTagaatcgaacatgattatcgttgggtttttttactttttagaagttcaaaacctttaaaaattggacttgtagttttattttttataatttttagaagtcccatcaaacgatgctacaatgcccctctacagcctgtccgccgccaactctttattgacattgtgattctaaaaatcgaacataactgtcgttggaattcattttttattttctagaagtcctgtcaaccgtcggcggctctacAACTATGctcttatacaccccgcccgctgcttctcctttttattatcattgagattttaaaaattgaatatgattatcaatgggtttttttttactttctagaagtcccggcaatcGCCTTACTCGTTTGCTTCATGGCCTGCCTGACGtctctccttttaatcgtcattaggattctatttggtgttttattaacaatttttatatctcatatcaaccgccaccactctacttctttataggcatgttacttaatttatctcgtcatgtgttttagatggtcttttctttcaatgatctttatttttatcacaaattttagttatttataaattgtattcctaattgatatcttatttttatttttctaatttcagaattttttaaaaaattttagttaatatcgtattgtgttattttaatgtttttattttttattttcaatttcagttgtttcaaaattgtattcctatttgaactctcttttaatttttctagttttagatattattttattttttattctaatttttaattaatctcgtattggattcttctttcaatatttcttatttttaattttgaatttcagttatttttaaattatacttctacttggactctcctttttcttttttttctttttctccaattaatgtgggaattatttttattctgaattttaattaatcttgtattgggttaTTATATAGACTCttattttaatattccttatttttaattccgaattcagatatttttatattgtattcctacttggactcttattttcttttctaattttagattttattttattattattttgatttttgattaatctcgtattgggttcttatatggaaacttattttaatattccttatttttaatttcgaatttcagctatttttaaattgtatttctacttggactctcctttccttttttgattttggatttttttatttttatttcgaattttgattaatctcatattgggttcttatatagaaacttctttcaatattgcttatttttaatttcgaatttcagctatttttaaattgtacttctacttggactctcctttttctttttttttatttttctccgattaatgtgaaaatttctagcccccacagtgAACATGGtgtctcctttcaaagctgttttaataatataatagatatatgaTCAGAGCCGAACTTTGTCACATGCTCATATAACTTGGTCGAAAGCGTCGAGCCCATTATTTACTGGCCGTCTGGCCCTCATTTGGTCCTGTTATTTTGGTAAAGCCCAAAGTCCAGCCCATGAACTCCAGAAAGCAGCAAAATACCGTGCGCCAGCGGCTCTAGACCTCTAGTCAAAGCGAAAGCCAACGGAGGACGTATCGAGGTTGTTGCAGAGTGCTGGACTTGCCCGCCAAGCCGAAGACAAAACGCACCGCGGACGTGGAGCAACACGCGCCGCGATTCAGGCTCCCCACTTCGTCCACACatcccgcctcctcgccgcttcTTTAAACTCCAAGCGGCCAAGCCCACCGCCAATCACTCATCCAAGTATCCAACAAAGAACAAACCCACCCCCGCCGCTGAGATCGAATCCGACCTTAATTTTCACCTGCTCGCTGATCTCGCCGGCCGTCGACCGCCATGGGGATGGTGCTGGGCAAGATCACGGTGGAGACGCCCAAGCACGAGGTGCTCCACACCGGCGCCGGCTACGAGGTCCGCAAGTACCCGCCGTGCGTCGTCGCCGAGGTCACCTACGACCCCGCGGAGATGAAAGGCGACCGCGACGGCGGGTTCACCGTCCTCGGCAACTACATCGGCGCCCTCGGCAACCCGCAGAACACCAAGCCAGAGAAGATCGACATGACCGCGCCGGTCATCACCTCCGGCGAGCCCGAGAGTATCGCCATGACGGCCCCGGTCATCACCTCCGGTGAGCCTGAGCCGGTGGCGATGACCGCGCCGGTG encodes the following:
- the LOC4324803 gene encoding laccase-8 produces the protein MASAAMLVPLVLVLCTAAASAAVVEHTFKVGGTKITQLCMNSVIYTANQQLPGPTIEVTEGDTLVVHAVNDSPYPLSLHWHGVYQLRSGWNDGANKITQCPIQPSGNFTYRFNITGQEGTLWWHAHSSLLRATIYGALIIKPRNGPSGYPFPEPYEEIPILLGEWWNRNVDDVENDGYLTGLGPQISDALTINGMPGDQNRCKGSAMYEVEVEYGKTCLLRIINAAVNVELFFKVAGHTFTVVAADASYTKPYATDVIVIAPGQTVDALMNTTASPGRYYMAAHVFDSKTVAVPFDQSTATGIVKYKGVPNYAPAAMPSLPPHDDVVTAGRFYWSLTGLARPSDPGVPTTVDHNMVVTFGLDQAPCAPNQTKCSGFALVAAMNRNSFQFPDQKVSLLEALYKGVPGVYSEDFPDFPPPMQGFRKATAVKKVKYNDVVEVVLQSEQYSSTLGTENHPIHLHGFDFYLLAQGLGRFNPSMKSKYNLVDPQVRNTVAVPAGGWAVIRFMANNPGMWFMHCHLDAHLPLGLAMVFEVLNGPAPNLLPPPPVDHPKCHG
- the LOC4324804 gene encoding heme-binding-like protein At3g10130, chloroplastic, producing the protein MGMVLGKITVETPKHEVLHTGAGYEVRKYPPCVVAEVTYDPAEMKGDRDGGFTVLGNYIGALGNPQNTKPEKIDMTAPVITSGEPESIAMTAPVITSGEPEPVAMTAPVITAEERSQGKGQMTMQFLLPSKYSKVEEAPRPTDERVVLRQVGERKYGVVRFSGLTGDKVVKEKAEWLKAALEKDGFTVKGPFVLARYNPPFTLPPLRTNEVMVPVE